The Spirochaeta isovalerica genome includes a window with the following:
- a CDS encoding DEAD/DEAH box helicase — MAQVLELFHPLIQDWFTRKYSAPTDIQEKGWREIASRSHVLMTAPTGSGKTLASFLWSINQLVTEQWPGGTVRVLYISPLKALNNDVRRNLTEPLKELRAFFEERGESFPEIRVQTRSGDTSGSDRQKMMRRPPEILITTPESLNIMLTSGAAQSLLSGLSVLILDEIHAIAANKRGVHLFSAVERLTLINGEFQRIGLSATVQPMNLVASLLGGYYRRYHKEEASRPRDVKILRSEIRKKYELSVAFPDTPEGEGSQWPSTIAVFAGKIRSNRSTLIFSNSRRQTEKVTRMINEYMGETVAFAHHGSLSREIRHFVEQKMKAGELKAIVATSSLEMGIDIGSIDEVLLIQAPFSLSSAIQRIGRGGHNVGDVSRSTIFPMFGLDLVSCAITAEAVLAGEIEALKIPENPLDVLAQVILSMCCTEEWNLDELYLFITSVYHWRNLPRRHFDLVLNMLNGRYSDTRIGELKARLNIDRAAGTARARDGAERVIYMSGGTIPDRGYYELRLMGDGSKIGELDEEFVWERNPGDFFTLGTQTWRIDRIGDRAVEVSPGDSNGAMSPFWKADPNGRDFFYSLRILDLLDHVERKWNDPRLGDELSRRFHMSPEAAESMLFFLERQKDVTGASLPGRNNLVIEHFNDPLNRTDCHQVILHTLWGGTLNYPYSEALSQAWEDKHGYPLQVFCDDDAVILDLPHQFSSEDVLSLVNADNLESLLRRRLESTMFFGGRFRHNCSRALLLPRKSFKQRTPLWLTRLRSKKLLQAVSRYEDFPILTETWRSCLRDDFDLPSLAMVLDEIREGKIRITDVVTRTPSPFAAGIIYDHTNQRMYEDDTPLGGQSNLNEDLIRGIVHESGLRPMLSCELVAEFQAKLTRTFPDYCPGASDDLFDWIEERIFLPLSQWEELTEALIRDRENCAEILEDVKNRIVLRESGDSSEPIVLSVTYDKKFDADKFIGEIDDVLPQWLSFFGPVLLTRIAELYPAPSQIIMDCLEELRQSDQLIIDRLTEGAVEDEICTAENLEILFRLKRRKGRKEFKALPAESLQLFLAQQQLLTGSGGDKDDLRDVMERLIAFGAKAPLWEKEILPARLNPYYRTWLDTLFQESPLMWYGCGKETIAFCFDEEQSLFIPPRKGKKGGEDLLPDSRGGFTFWDIKEHSGKNSTELVESLWKLCWKGAISNDHFSTVRSGIANKYNADSFSDMEKERGGRKISRGGYSRWVRSRPVEGRWFIPETIGKDEDLIARDERLREVIRQLFLRYGVLFRQLLERETEQLNWNAVFPTLRLMELSGECVAGYFFEGVRGLQFASWEALRMLKDPLEQDTLYWMNCTDPASLAGIRLDELKGKYPKRMPSNHMVFRGQNPLLYSLKNGKELEFFTEPDHPDSLESLGFFRTLLSRESEPLKSIKVEKVNGLAVSESPFRKVLKEAGFRDNFNCYILSGVRI; from the coding sequence ATGGCACAGGTATTGGAACTTTTTCATCCGCTCATTCAGGATTGGTTTACTCGGAAATATTCAGCTCCCACGGATATCCAGGAAAAAGGCTGGAGGGAAATCGCTTCCCGGTCTCATGTCCTGATGACGGCGCCGACGGGAAGCGGCAAGACGCTGGCTTCCTTTCTCTGGTCCATCAATCAGCTGGTTACGGAACAATGGCCGGGCGGAACCGTGCGGGTTCTCTATATTTCCCCGCTCAAGGCATTAAATAATGATGTGCGCCGCAACCTTACTGAGCCTCTGAAAGAATTGAGGGCCTTTTTCGAAGAGAGGGGAGAATCATTCCCCGAGATCCGCGTTCAGACCCGCAGCGGCGACACATCGGGATCGGATCGGCAGAAAATGATGCGACGGCCGCCGGAAATCCTCATAACGACTCCCGAAAGCCTTAACATCATGCTCACTTCCGGAGCGGCTCAAAGCCTGCTTTCAGGACTGTCCGTTCTCATTCTCGATGAAATCCATGCCATAGCGGCGAACAAGCGGGGAGTCCATCTCTTTTCGGCTGTGGAGCGGCTGACTCTGATCAACGGAGAGTTTCAGCGCATCGGCCTTTCCGCAACGGTTCAGCCCATGAATCTGGTCGCCTCGCTGCTGGGTGGTTATTACAGGCGATATCATAAGGAAGAGGCATCCCGGCCCCGGGATGTTAAAATCCTCCGTTCGGAAATCCGGAAGAAGTATGAGCTCTCCGTCGCCTTCCCTGATACGCCGGAAGGGGAGGGATCCCAGTGGCCGTCGACCATCGCTGTCTTTGCCGGGAAGATCCGCTCCAACCGGTCCACGCTGATTTTCAGCAACAGCCGCCGGCAGACCGAGAAAGTGACCCGGATGATCAATGAATATATGGGGGAGACTGTCGCATTCGCCCATCACGGATCGCTGTCCCGGGAGATTCGGCATTTCGTTGAACAGAAGATGAAAGCCGGCGAGCTGAAAGCCATAGTCGCGACCAGCTCCCTTGAAATGGGAATCGATATCGGTTCCATTGATGAAGTTCTTCTCATTCAGGCGCCATTTTCGCTGTCCTCTGCCATTCAGCGGATCGGTCGGGGAGGGCATAATGTGGGCGATGTCAGCCGTTCCACCATCTTTCCCATGTTCGGCCTCGATCTGGTCAGCTGCGCCATTACGGCGGAAGCCGTTCTGGCCGGAGAGATCGAGGCGTTGAAGATACCTGAGAACCCTCTTGATGTTCTGGCGCAGGTTATTCTGTCCATGTGCTGTACCGAAGAGTGGAACCTCGATGAGCTTTATCTTTTTATAACATCGGTTTATCACTGGAGGAATCTCCCCCGGCGCCATTTCGATCTGGTCCTGAATATGCTGAACGGGCGGTACAGCGATACGCGTATCGGCGAGTTGAAAGCCCGGCTCAATATCGACAGAGCGGCGGGAACGGCGCGGGCCAGAGACGGAGCGGAAAGAGTCATCTACATGTCCGGCGGCACTATCCCCGACAGAGGCTACTACGAGCTGAGACTGATGGGGGACGGTTCCAAAATAGGGGAGCTTGACGAGGAGTTTGTCTGGGAGAGAAATCCCGGAGACTTTTTTACACTGGGAACCCAGACCTGGAGGATTGACAGGATCGGAGACCGGGCTGTGGAGGTCAGCCCCGGAGACTCGAACGGAGCTATGAGCCCTTTCTGGAAAGCCGATCCCAACGGCAGGGACTTCTTTTATTCTCTCAGAATACTGGATCTGCTGGATCATGTAGAGCGGAAATGGAATGATCCCCGCTTAGGCGATGAGCTGAGCCGGCGATTTCATATGAGCCCCGAAGCCGCCGAATCGATGCTTTTCTTCCTGGAAAGGCAGAAAGACGTTACCGGAGCATCTCTCCCCGGCAGGAATAACCTCGTCATCGAGCATTTTAACGATCCTTTGAACAGAACGGATTGCCATCAGGTCATTCTCCACACTTTGTGGGGCGGAACACTCAATTATCCCTACAGCGAAGCTCTTTCCCAGGCCTGGGAGGACAAGCACGGCTATCCCCTGCAGGTCTTTTGTGACGATGACGCTGTCATTCTCGATCTTCCCCATCAGTTTTCCTCGGAAGACGTTCTGTCTCTGGTCAATGCGGATAATCTCGAATCTCTTCTGAGGCGAAGGCTCGAATCGACCATGTTCTTCGGGGGGCGGTTCCGCCACAACTGTTCCCGTGCTCTGCTTCTGCCCCGAAAATCCTTCAAGCAGCGGACTCCTTTGTGGCTGACCAGACTCCGTTCCAAGAAACTCCTCCAGGCGGTCAGCCGTTACGAGGATTTTCCCATCCTCACAGAAACCTGGCGCTCCTGCCTCCGCGATGATTTCGATCTTCCTTCGCTCGCTATGGTTCTCGATGAAATCCGGGAGGGGAAAATCCGCATCACCGATGTTGTGACGCGGACGCCGTCGCCCTTCGCGGCAGGCATTATTTACGATCATACGAACCAGAGAATGTATGAAGATGACACCCCTCTGGGAGGTCAGTCCAATCTCAATGAAGACCTTATACGGGGAATCGTTCATGAGTCGGGTCTCCGTCCCATGCTGTCCTGTGAACTGGTTGCGGAGTTCCAGGCAAAGCTGACCCGGACCTTTCCCGATTACTGCCCGGGGGCATCCGATGATCTATTCGACTGGATCGAGGAGAGGATCTTTCTCCCGCTCAGCCAGTGGGAAGAGCTGACCGAAGCCCTGATCCGTGACAGGGAAAATTGTGCGGAAATCCTGGAAGATGTGAAGAACCGCATCGTTTTGCGGGAAAGTGGCGATTCATCAGAACCGATCGTGCTCTCTGTCACATATGATAAGAAATTCGATGCCGATAAATTTATTGGTGAGATTGATGATGTGCTGCCTCAGTGGCTCTCCTTTTTCGGCCCCGTTCTCTTAACCCGCATTGCGGAACTCTATCCGGCGCCGTCTCAAATCATAATGGACTGCCTGGAGGAACTCCGCCAGTCGGATCAGCTCATCATCGACCGGCTGACCGAAGGGGCTGTGGAAGATGAAATCTGCACGGCTGAAAATCTGGAAATCCTCTTCAGGCTGAAAAGGCGGAAAGGGCGGAAGGAGTTCAAAGCGCTGCCGGCGGAAAGCCTTCAGCTTTTCCTGGCACAGCAGCAGCTTCTCACTGGCTCGGGAGGAGATAAAGATGATTTGCGGGATGTTATGGAGAGGCTGATAGCCTTCGGAGCCAAAGCCCCCCTATGGGAGAAGGAAATCCTCCCGGCCAGGCTCAACCCCTACTACCGGACGTGGCTCGATACGCTGTTTCAGGAAAGCCCCCTTATGTGGTACGGCTGCGGCAAAGAAACAATTGCCTTCTGCTTCGATGAGGAACAGAGCCTCTTCATCCCTCCCCGAAAAGGAAAAAAGGGGGGAGAGGATCTTCTCCCCGACAGCCGGGGCGGTTTTACTTTCTGGGACATAAAAGAACACAGCGGAAAAAACAGTACGGAGCTGGTCGAATCGCTCTGGAAACTCTGCTGGAAAGGGGCCATTTCCAATGATCATTTTTCAACAGTCCGCAGCGGCATTGCAAACAAATACAATGCCGACAGCTTTTCCGACATGGAAAAAGAGAGGGGCGGCCGGAAAATCAGCCGGGGCGGATACAGCCGCTGGGTTCGTTCCCGCCCTGTCGAAGGCCGCTGGTTCATTCCCGAGACCATCGGGAAAGATGAAGACCTGATAGCCCGCGACGAGAGGCTGCGCGAAGTGATCCGTCAGCTGTTCCTGCGTTACGGCGTTCTGTTCCGACAGCTTCTGGAAAGGGAAACGGAGCAACTGAACTGGAATGCCGTTTTCCCCACGCTCCGCCTCATGGAACTGTCCGGAGAGTGTGTGGCAGGGTATTTCTTCGAAGGGGTCAGAGGTCTGCAGTTTGCCAGCTGGGAGGCTCTGCGTATGTTGAAGGATCCGCTCGAGCAGGACACATTATACTGGATGAACTGCACCGATCCCGCTTCCCTGGCGGGTATCAGACTTGATGAGCTCAAAGGGAAATATCCCAAAAGAATGCCTTCCAACCATATGGTCTTCCGGGGGCAGAATCCTCTCCTCTATTCGCTGAAAAACGGAAAAGAGCTGGAATTTTTTACAGAACCGGACCATCCTGATTCACTGGAATCTCTCGGGTTTTTCCGCACGCTCCTCAGTCGGGAATCGGAACCGCTCAAATCCATCAAGGTCGAAAAGGTGAACGGTCTGGCAGTATCAGAGAGTCCCTTCCGGAAAGTTCTGAAGGAAGCGGGATTCCGAGATAATTTTAATTGTTATATCCTGAGCGGTGTCAGGATCTAG
- a CDS encoding MFS transporter, with product MSKREIRLRNMVAYGAGDIYGGGAFIIIGTYFMLFLTLNVGINPALAGLIVSLGKIWDAVTDPMMGILSDKTRSRFGRRRVYFLLGILPITASFILLWLNPHIESETGRFLYYLLAYMFFNTVFTMVMVPYNALLAEMTSDYKTRSKMMGIRMLFSQGGTLVSAVVPGIIFSFTGRNDLGYFYFALIIGIFYATPWLFTYLGTWEREVTEEERSLQARSLGDVFREFFSTFKNKSFRSHIGMYLSAYASMDIFMALLMYYLLFHLRYSGSESLVLGTVLIVQIIGVVIVSRSCMKQGNARVYRRHIAICMSGLVLLSLLPKGVPYWGILAAGAVFALGMAGGVFVPYNNLAFVIDADTIISGRRREGIYSGMTTFIRKIAQAMALQIVGIGLSLIGFSQGSVEQSTSTVNGIRIMFTFLPLALLLAGFIFSRSFRIDPENHKLMLKEIETREKGENCSQDREVVEACELVTGCSYDTLWS from the coding sequence ATGAGCAAAAGAGAAATCAGACTGAGAAATATGGTTGCCTATGGCGCCGGAGACATTTACGGCGGCGGCGCTTTCATCATTATTGGAACATACTTCATGTTGTTCCTCACGCTTAATGTGGGAATCAATCCCGCCCTGGCTGGTCTGATCGTGTCACTCGGGAAAATCTGGGATGCCGTAACTGATCCCATGATGGGGATTCTCTCTGACAAGACCAGAAGCCGGTTCGGTCGGCGGCGTGTGTACTTCCTCCTGGGGATTCTCCCCATTACGGCGTCTTTCATTCTTCTATGGCTAAATCCTCATATAGAGAGCGAGACGGGTCGTTTCCTCTATTACTTACTGGCCTACATGTTTTTCAATACCGTTTTTACCATGGTAATGGTTCCCTACAACGCCCTTCTCGCCGAAATGACAAGCGACTATAAAACCCGGTCAAAAATGATGGGGATCAGAATGCTTTTCTCTCAGGGCGGAACTCTTGTCAGCGCCGTTGTCCCGGGCATAATATTCTCCTTTACGGGAAGAAATGATCTGGGTTACTTCTATTTCGCTCTCATCATCGGAATATTCTACGCCACCCCCTGGCTTTTCACATACCTCGGGACATGGGAAAGAGAGGTGACGGAAGAGGAGCGGAGCCTACAGGCCCGGAGCCTGGGAGACGTATTCCGGGAATTCTTTTCTACTTTCAAAAACAAATCATTCAGAAGCCATATCGGAATGTATCTCTCGGCGTACGCGTCCATGGATATTTTTATGGCCCTTCTCATGTATTACCTGCTTTTTCATCTGAGATACAGCGGCAGCGAGTCTCTTGTGCTCGGTACGGTGCTGATCGTCCAGATTATCGGAGTGGTCATCGTTTCCCGGTCCTGTATGAAACAGGGAAACGCCAGGGTCTACCGCCGCCATATAGCTATCTGCATGAGCGGTCTCGTTCTACTCTCCCTGCTTCCCAAAGGTGTTCCCTATTGGGGTATTCTCGCGGCCGGGGCCGTTTTTGCCCTGGGGATGGCCGGAGGAGTTTTCGTCCCCTACAACAATCTCGCTTTCGTTATCGATGCCGATACGATTATCAGCGGCAGGCGCCGCGAGGGGATATATTCGGGGATGACCACTTTCATAAGAAAGATTGCCCAGGCAATGGCCTTACAGATCGTGGGTATAGGCCTTTCGCTGATCGGATTTTCACAGGGTTCAGTGGAACAGAGCACCTCGACAGTAAACGGCATCCGGATCATGTTTACCTTTCTGCCTCTGGCGCTTTTGCTCGCCGGGTTCATTTTCTCCCGAAGCTTCCGGATCGATCCGGAAAACCATAAACTGATGCTGAAAGAGATAGAGACCCGGGAGAAAGGGGAAAACTGCTCGCAGGACAGGGAAGTCGTCGAAGCCTGCGAGCTGGTTACGGGCTGTTCCTACGATACGCTCTGGAGCTGA
- a CDS encoding ankyrin repeat domain-containing protein — translation MRRLLPICFLLIISFSLSANMREDLIEALNNKMYLRIRSLLDQGADLEKKDDTGRSPLTLMVISGNVDMVRLLLRYGSNINSIDDNGYTALHYAVESGQYNIAEILILEGAETNSINNAEETPVYLALKNNDIQMTELLIRNGGELDFIPIIAPVMEDYLKSRVSIRNKLYGLDFLNRTELMEAVFAGDFKTAELLITDGADVNEQNETGLTALMMSAGLGDIYTTRLLLKNGADRNIKDQDGLEAISYAMLTPGNLVVKELLEYNREIDPHALFYALFEGKKEHFSTLLTLSETADIFDDSNRSLLMYAAYLGDYYAVRRIIAKGSDLNLTDGNDRTALAYCVRGMKEPLEDYYQIASALVENGAEKRDLTSSDPEMEKALKGYRL, via the coding sequence ATGCGCCGTTTATTGCCTATCTGCTTTCTCCTTATCATCTCTTTCAGCCTTTCCGCCAATATGCGAGAAGATCTGATTGAGGCTTTAAACAACAAGATGTATCTGAGAATACGGTCCCTTCTCGACCAGGGTGCCGATCTGGAAAAGAAAGATGATACGGGGCGGTCCCCTCTTACGCTGATGGTTATCAGCGGCAACGTCGATATGGTGAGGCTGCTGCTTCGGTACGGCTCCAATATAAACTCCATAGACGATAATGGCTACACGGCCCTTCATTATGCAGTGGAATCGGGACAATACAATATTGCGGAAATTCTCATTCTTGAGGGAGCGGAAACCAACTCCATCAACAATGCTGAGGAAACACCGGTTTATCTGGCGCTTAAAAACAACGATATTCAAATGACGGAACTTCTTATCCGGAACGGCGGAGAGCTCGATTTCATTCCTATCATCGCACCGGTTATGGAAGATTACCTGAAGAGCCGCGTGTCCATAAGAAACAAGCTCTACGGTCTGGATTTTCTGAACAGGACCGAACTGATGGAAGCTGTTTTTGCCGGTGATTTCAAAACGGCAGAGCTCCTCATAACTGATGGGGCCGATGTCAATGAACAGAATGAAACGGGTTTGACAGCGCTGATGATGTCTGCCGGTCTGGGGGATATCTATACGACAAGGCTGCTTCTGAAAAACGGAGCCGACAGGAATATCAAAGATCAGGACGGCCTGGAAGCCATCTCCTACGCCATGTTGACTCCGGGGAATCTGGTTGTGAAAGAACTTCTGGAATACAATCGGGAGATCGATCCGCACGCCTTGTTCTACGCTCTGTTCGAAGGCAAAAAGGAACATTTTTCCACACTTCTCACATTATCTGAGACAGCGGATATTTTCGATGATTCGAACCGGAGCCTTCTCATGTATGCGGCCTACCTGGGGGATTATTACGCGGTGAGAAGGATTATCGCCAAAGGTTCCGATCTCAACCTGACAGACGGTAACGACAGAACGGCGCTCGCTTACTGCGTCCGGGGAATGAAGGAGCCGCTTGAGGATTACTATCAGATAGCTTCGGCTCTGGTCGAGAACGGAGCGGAAAAACGGGATCTGACCAGTTCGGATCCGGAGATGGAAAAAGCCCTGAAAGGGTACCGTTTATAA
- the asd gene encoding aspartate-semialdehyde dehydrogenase, with protein MKLRTGLIGWRGMVGSVLMDRMKEEKDFDHIDPLFYSTSQAGQKAPDVGYDVPALADAYDLTSLKNMDAVICCQGGAYTEKVYPELRKAGWKGYWIDAASTLRMAPDSEIILDPVNRAVLDEALSKGVKTFAGGNCTVSLMLMGLGGLFENDAVEWLTSMTYQSASGAGARNMRELLLQMRELGAAAGADLDNPASAILDIDRRITAKLNDGDFPVDNFGAPLAGSLIPWIDKAVDDGQTKEEWKGFAETNKILRTKTPIEVDGICVRVGAMRCHSQALTIKLKKDIPLGDIEDMIQNGTDWSDLINNNKEDTLEYLSPAAVSGTLRVPVGRVRKMRMGGEYLSAFTVGDQLLWGAAEPLRRMMRIIVER; from the coding sequence ATGAAGTTAAGGACTGGTTTGATAGGCTGGAGAGGAATGGTCGGTTCGGTTCTCATGGACCGGATGAAAGAGGAAAAAGATTTCGATCATATAGATCCCCTTTTCTATTCCACATCACAGGCCGGACAGAAAGCTCCCGATGTGGGCTACGATGTTCCCGCGCTGGCGGATGCCTATGATCTTACATCGCTCAAAAACATGGATGCCGTCATCTGCTGTCAGGGCGGCGCCTACACGGAAAAAGTGTACCCGGAACTTCGCAAAGCGGGCTGGAAGGGTTACTGGATCGATGCGGCGTCAACTCTCCGTATGGCGCCGGACAGCGAGATCATTCTCGATCCGGTCAACAGAGCCGTTCTCGATGAAGCTCTTTCCAAAGGAGTCAAAACCTTCGCCGGCGGCAACTGCACGGTAAGCCTCATGCTAATGGGTCTCGGCGGGCTTTTTGAAAATGATGCGGTGGAATGGCTCACCTCCATGACCTATCAGTCAGCCTCGGGGGCCGGAGCCAGAAATATGAGGGAACTCCTTCTGCAGATGAGAGAACTCGGCGCCGCGGCCGGGGCCGATCTGGACAATCCCGCTTCAGCTATCCTCGATATAGACAGAAGAATTACAGCAAAGCTTAACGATGGGGATTTCCCTGTGGACAATTTCGGAGCTCCTCTGGCGGGAAGCCTGATTCCCTGGATCGATAAAGCCGTTGATGACGGCCAGACCAAAGAGGAATGGAAGGGCTTTGCGGAAACCAATAAGATTCTCAGAACAAAAACACCAATAGAAGTGGACGGAATCTGCGTCCGCGTCGGCGCCATGAGGTGCCACAGCCAGGCTCTTACCATAAAGCTGAAGAAAGATATCCCGCTGGGAGATATTGAAGATATGATCCAGAACGGGACCGACTGGTCCGACCTGATCAACAATAATAAAGAGGATACGCTGGAATATCTGTCTCCCGCCGCCGTTTCCGGAACGCTAAGGGTCCCTGTGGGAAGGGTGAGAAAGATGCGAATGGGTGGCGAATATCTCTCGGCCTTTACCGTGGGCGACCAGCTTCTCTGGGGCGCCGCCGAACCGCTGAGACGCATGATGAGGATTATCGTCGAGCGGTAG
- a CDS encoding sulfatase-like hydrolase/transferase — translation MKFLSRKTLIICASVLMLLWLFFPRYSSRWDIIEDEKMLEGKREYLKNRVHPLRRSAPNILIILADDLSRNDLTIYDKKNGIDTPHIASLAQDGVVFEQALASSPICAPSRAGMLTGRVQNRSGFDSQPMQIYPFFPAYYYAAELFLDTDEMSQVPFGTYPFPSQMKKQGVPHSELFLSEILKEAGFGTALVGKWHLGYGAEQYPTMRGFDHYYGFLEAFSYPDDPDKDDVVSFQHDLFWEKHIWHMKRKGASAIQLNGSVIKEDRHLTDAFTDESIDYIDEHFTENPDTPFFLYSSYNAPHTPFIELKEYYDRFPEIEDENRRIYAAMISHLDEGIGRLIEDLKERGIYDETLIVFASDNGGASYTEATDNGELAGGKMSQFEGGLEIPMIIKWPEEEGFVGLYEPMVSLMDVYSTALAALDLPVPGDRVIDSVNLLPYVRGDHPGDPHQSLFWKSDYNLTLRRGPWKLMLNTYTGSTQLYNLDADRGEYKDLSEEEPELLQELMNELEAKANECLPPMWPRVMDFEIEVHGKKYKFAT, via the coding sequence ATGAAGTTTTTAAGCAGAAAGACTCTTATCATTTGCGCATCGGTTCTGATGCTTCTCTGGCTCTTTTTTCCCCGTTATTCTTCGCGGTGGGATATCATTGAAGATGAAAAGATGCTGGAAGGCAAAAGAGAATACCTGAAAAACAGAGTGCATCCCCTGCGCCGTTCCGCGCCGAACATTCTGATCATTCTGGCCGATGATTTAAGCCGGAACGACTTAACCATTTACGATAAAAAAAACGGTATCGATACACCCCATATCGCCTCTCTGGCTCAGGACGGGGTGGTTTTTGAGCAGGCTCTGGCCAGTTCTCCCATCTGCGCGCCATCCCGGGCGGGGATGCTGACCGGACGGGTCCAGAACCGGAGCGGTTTCGACAGCCAGCCTATGCAGATCTATCCCTTCTTTCCCGCCTATTACTATGCCGCCGAATTATTCCTCGATACCGATGAGATGAGCCAGGTCCCCTTCGGGACCTACCCCTTTCCTTCGCAGATGAAAAAGCAGGGCGTTCCCCATTCGGAACTGTTTTTATCTGAAATCCTGAAAGAAGCGGGATTCGGAACGGCTCTGGTCGGGAAATGGCATCTGGGTTACGGAGCGGAACAGTATCCGACAATGAGAGGATTTGATCATTATTACGGCTTTCTGGAAGCCTTTTCCTATCCCGATGATCCCGATAAAGACGATGTCGTTTCCTTTCAGCACGATCTGTTCTGGGAAAAGCATATCTGGCATATGAAGAGAAAAGGGGCCAGCGCCATTCAGTTGAACGGATCGGTTATAAAAGAAGACCGTCATCTGACCGATGCCTTTACTGATGAATCGATTGATTATATTGATGAGCATTTTACGGAAAATCCCGATACTCCTTTCTTTCTCTATTCATCATATAATGCCCCGCACACACCATTTATCGAATTGAAAGAATACTACGACAGATTTCCGGAAATTGAGGATGAGAACAGGAGAATCTATGCGGCCATGATCTCTCATTTAGATGAGGGAATAGGAAGATTGATCGAGGATCTTAAAGAAAGAGGGATTTATGATGAGACTCTGATCGTTTTCGCCAGCGATAACGGCGGAGCGAGCTATACCGAAGCGACAGATAACGGCGAACTGGCCGGAGGAAAAATGTCTCAGTTTGAAGGAGGATTGGAAATCCCCATGATTATAAAATGGCCGGAGGAAGAGGGGTTCGTCGGTCTTTATGAGCCAATGGTCTCATTAATGGATGTATACAGTACCGCTCTGGCAGCTCTTGATCTCCCGGTACCGGGAGATAGAGTAATCGATTCCGTCAATCTTCTTCCCTATGTGAGAGGCGACCATCCAGGTGATCCGCATCAGTCTCTTTTCTGGAAAAGCGATTACAATCTTACACTGCGGCGTGGTCCCTGGAAGCTGATGCTCAATACATATACAGGGAGCACTCAGTTATACAATCTGGATGCCGATAGAGGTGAGTACAAGGACTTATCGGAAGAGGAACCGGAATTGCTGCAGGAGTTGATGAATGAGCTTGAGGCAAAGGCAAATGAATGTCTGCCGCCTATGTGGCCGAGGGTTATGGATTTTGAAATTGAAGTGCACGGAAAGAAGTATAAATTCGCTACTTAG
- a CDS encoding LysR family transcriptional regulator, which translates to MNTRSLQCFIMVYEKKSLTAAAKDAYISPQGLSKVIKQLETELDAELFFRGTHGMEATESGELLYARARHLCYLMEDIKKEISIINGSRNALNIIATYSAVSSYSLDTLYSFGERNPEIQMTIREYPDASPLEDLFQEQADAGIVLGHERISNCDYQILHSGETVLIVPSGHILSGRKTVSLRELDDMALVVKSVVPGEEQGFADKCREAGITPRIRYESENLASIHHLCEQREVAGISIDFLEESFPDRSLEIVRLEEKIPQNLYFVSKHREIQNQAVELFRRYILNQRIKLR; encoded by the coding sequence ATGAATACGAGATCTCTGCAGTGTTTCATTATGGTCTATGAGAAAAAAAGTCTCACTGCGGCTGCCAAGGATGCCTATATCTCTCCCCAGGGGCTGAGCAAAGTAATCAAACAGCTTGAGACTGAGCTGGATGCAGAGCTCTTTTTCCGCGGCACCCACGGAATGGAAGCGACCGAATCGGGGGAGCTGCTCTATGCGAGAGCCAGGCACCTCTGCTACCTTATGGAAGATATCAAAAAAGAGATCAGCATCATCAACGGCAGCAGAAATGCTCTGAATATCATCGCTACCTATTCGGCCGTGTCCTCCTATTCTCTTGATACGCTCTACTCTTTCGGCGAAAGGAATCCCGAGATACAGATGACAATTCGTGAGTATCCCGATGCCTCCCCTCTGGAAGATCTCTTTCAGGAACAGGCGGATGCGGGCATTGTTCTCGGCCACGAGAGGATAAGCAATTGCGATTATCAGATTCTCCATTCAGGAGAAACGGTCCTCATTGTGCCCTCCGGCCATATCCTTTCGGGTAGAAAGACCGTTTCCCTCAGAGAGCTTGACGATATGGCGTTGGTCGTCAAGTCTGTCGTCCCGGGAGAAGAACAGGGATTTGCCGATAAATGCCGGGAAGCGGGTATAACTCCGCGAATCAGGTATGAAAGCGAGAATCTAGCCTCAATTCATCATCTTTGCGAACAGAGGGAAGTCGCCGGTATTTCCATTGATTTTCTGGAGGAATCCTTTCCCGACAGATCACTGGAAATTGTGCGGCTAGAAGAGAAAATCCCGCAGAATCTCTATTTCGTTTCCAAACACAGGGAAATACAGAATCAGGCGGTCGAATTGTTCCGCCGATACATTTTGAATCAAAGGATAAAGCTGCGCTGA